A part of Paenibacillus sp. IHBB 10380 genomic DNA contains:
- a CDS encoding beta-N-acetylhexosaminidase has translation MKVLFEGDITSLHAGIQELIQQLGITEAAEGEELIIQVQQRADNPDADLEVGLEAGPILERSAGWNLASGSISNYEQNVSGTNQEQIIEPRKAYIRYGRKHQFFRGLSLLVQHTGSAESFTIQEQQQFDTIGPMFDLSRNAVFTVDSFQEMLRKMALMGMNTVMLYLEDTYEIIGEPYFGYMRGRYTQAELKKIDDYADQFGIEAFPSIQTLAHLEEFLKWEPVSHYKDTKGALLVGEERTDQLVERMIQSISAPFRSHKIHIGMDEAEELGRGKYLDKNGYESRFEIMTSHLEKVLEITRRMGLKAMMWSDMFLKLASANGSEHYDANTVIPEEMASRIPKDVDMVYWDYAHMEQHEYESLIAKHRPLGCNLVFAGAVWVFNTFGVNYGLSLNATDAALQVCKKEGIREVYATMWGDDGMESNPYIALLGLQFYAEHAYSQNTPSDSWLAERVKFCTGIEADSFLQLKYLDETPGSEPNNRKQSNPSKFLLYQDVLLGLFDKQTEGLGMNAHYAQLEQQLHNSRNQDAELDYLFEVPEKLCGVLKHKSEIGINLKQAYDAKDMNTLSRIATEELPVISLAVKELRKAHRSQWLRMFKPFGWEVIDIRYGGVVNRLDTASERILDYVEGRIPQIEELEQERLLYSTTNRFTNKGAGWCSFYYRMASPNVFFHVLNPF, from the coding sequence ATGAAGGTTCTTTTTGAGGGAGATATAACATCTTTACATGCAGGTATTCAGGAATTGATACAGCAGCTTGGAATTACTGAAGCAGCTGAAGGGGAAGAGCTTATTATCCAAGTGCAACAGCGGGCGGACAATCCGGACGCTGATCTAGAAGTGGGCTTGGAAGCTGGACCGATTCTGGAACGTAGCGCTGGATGGAACTTAGCAAGTGGAAGTATTAGCAACTATGAACAGAACGTTAGCGGGACCAATCAAGAGCAAATCATAGAGCCTCGTAAAGCCTACATACGATATGGACGAAAGCATCAGTTCTTTCGGGGACTCAGTTTACTAGTGCAGCACACCGGCAGCGCAGAGTCATTTACAATTCAGGAACAGCAGCAGTTCGATACGATAGGACCGATGTTTGATCTATCCCGTAATGCCGTTTTTACCGTGGACAGTTTCCAAGAGATGCTACGCAAGATGGCACTCATGGGGATGAACACTGTGATGCTGTATTTGGAAGATACGTACGAAATCATCGGAGAACCTTATTTCGGTTACATGCGAGGTCGTTATACGCAGGCAGAGTTAAAGAAGATTGACGACTATGCTGACCAATTTGGTATTGAGGCTTTTCCAAGTATTCAGACGCTCGCTCATCTGGAGGAATTCCTTAAATGGGAGCCAGTAAGCCATTATAAGGATACGAAGGGTGCACTGCTCGTCGGGGAAGAACGGACAGATCAGCTTGTTGAGCGTATGATTCAATCGATTAGCGCACCCTTTCGCAGCCACAAGATCCATATTGGTATGGATGAGGCTGAGGAACTTGGACGTGGGAAGTATCTGGACAAGAACGGGTATGAAAGCCGCTTTGAGATCATGACTTCGCATTTAGAGAAAGTACTGGAAATTACGCGCCGTATGGGGCTGAAGGCGATGATGTGGAGCGACATGTTCTTGAAGTTAGCTTCAGCAAACGGCAGTGAACATTATGATGCAAATACAGTTATTCCAGAGGAGATGGCTAGTCGCATTCCCAAAGACGTGGACATGGTGTATTGGGATTACGCCCATATGGAGCAGCATGAATATGAGAGCCTGATCGCTAAACACCGCCCATTAGGCTGTAACCTCGTATTCGCCGGTGCGGTATGGGTATTCAACACTTTTGGTGTGAATTACGGTTTGTCGTTAAATGCAACCGATGCGGCACTGCAAGTATGCAAGAAAGAAGGCATCCGTGAGGTGTATGCAACCATGTGGGGCGATGACGGTATGGAGAGCAATCCATATATTGCGCTACTTGGACTACAATTCTACGCAGAGCATGCTTATTCGCAGAATACGCCTAGCGACTCGTGGCTGGCGGAGAGGGTTAAGTTCTGTACGGGCATCGAAGCGGACTCATTCTTGCAGTTGAAATATTTAGATGAAACACCAGGGAGTGAGCCGAACAATCGGAAGCAGAGTAATCCGTCCAAATTTCTGCTCTATCAGGATGTTCTTCTAGGGCTGTTCGATAAGCAGACGGAAGGGCTGGGCATGAACGCCCATTACGCCCAGTTGGAACAGCAACTTCATAACAGCCGGAATCAAGATGCTGAGCTCGATTATCTGTTTGAAGTGCCTGAGAAGCTTTGCGGCGTCTTGAAACATAAGAGCGAAATCGGTATTAACTTGAAACAAGCTTACGATGCTAAAGATATGAATACACTAAGCCGTATCGCCACAGAGGAACTGCCGGTTATCTCCCTTGCTGTGAAAGAGCTACGGAAAGCACACCGCAGCCAGTGGCTACGGATGTTCAAGCCATTTGGGTGGGAAGTCATCGACATTCGCTATGGTGGAGTTGTGAATCGTCTGGATACGGCTTCGGAGCGTATACTTGACTATGTTGAGGGAAGAATCCCTCAAATCGAGGAGTTAGAACAGGAGCGTCTTCTGTACAGCACAACCAATCGCTTTACGAATAAGGGTGCAGGCTGGTGCAGTTTTTATTACCGGATGGCATCGCCTAACGTCTTTTTCCACGTCCTAAATCCATTTTAA
- a CDS encoding MFS transporter: MNLSQSINRKQAVKEPFPISILALTVGAFAIGMTEFVIMGLLPNVAEDLNVSISSAGQLITSYALGVAIGAPIMTILTRKIPQKTLLCLLMVLFILGNAISVIAPNYTVLMVVRIITALTHGTFFGVGAVIASNLVRPDKRAGAVSIMMAGLTIANIVGVPLGTFIGQHLGWRASFATIAIIGIVALIGILMFIPHIRQDKPASLAKQITALVQPKLLLYLLIGALGNASLFTVFTYIAPLLQQISGFAEHSVTWILVLFGCGVTIGNFVGGKLADWKLTPSILGIYFVVCIILTIFTFTVHHPIAAVVTIFFWGVASFSVMPGLQIRIMSLAQEAPALASTTSHSAGNLGNATGAFIGGWVITQMGLTSLPWVGAILVGLGLVLGIACYIVERKQSVM, from the coding sequence ATGAATCTGTCTCAAAGTATCAACAGGAAACAAGCAGTCAAAGAACCGTTCCCAATCTCCATCCTAGCTCTTACAGTGGGCGCCTTTGCGATCGGTATGACTGAATTTGTGATTATGGGTCTTCTACCCAATGTGGCTGAAGACTTAAATGTTAGCATTTCATCAGCGGGACAACTCATTACAAGTTACGCCCTTGGGGTAGCCATCGGCGCACCTATAATGACGATCCTCACCCGCAAAATCCCGCAAAAGACGCTGTTATGTCTACTCATGGTTCTGTTCATTCTGGGCAATGCTATCTCTGTAATTGCTCCGAACTATACAGTTCTAATGGTGGTTCGCATCATTACAGCACTGACGCACGGAACTTTCTTTGGGGTTGGAGCCGTCATCGCCTCCAATCTTGTACGCCCGGATAAGCGTGCCGGGGCGGTGTCCATTATGATGGCTGGTTTAACAATTGCGAATATTGTTGGTGTTCCTCTAGGTACTTTTATCGGACAACATTTGGGATGGCGAGCTTCGTTTGCTACAATTGCCATCATCGGAATCGTAGCATTAATCGGTATACTTATGTTTATTCCGCATATTCGACAAGACAAACCTGCAAGTCTAGCAAAGCAGATCACCGCCCTCGTTCAGCCCAAGTTACTGCTATACCTACTAATTGGAGCACTGGGCAACGCCAGCTTATTCACCGTATTTACTTATATTGCGCCATTGCTTCAACAAATATCTGGCTTTGCTGAACACAGTGTAACGTGGATTCTCGTTTTGTTCGGTTGTGGTGTGACGATCGGCAATTTTGTCGGGGGGAAACTTGCGGACTGGAAGCTAACGCCCTCTATATTGGGAATCTACTTTGTCGTATGTATCATTCTTACCATCTTCACCTTTACGGTCCATCATCCTATTGCTGCCGTAGTCACTATTTTCTTCTGGGGTGTTGCTTCCTTCTCTGTTATGCCAGGACTGCAAATACGAATTATGAGCCTAGCGCAAGAGGCCCCCGCACTTGCCTCTACCACCAGTCATTCAGCAGGTAATTTAGGCAATGCTACTGGCGCCTTCATTGGCGGCTGGGTCATCACCCAAATGGGCCTGACATCCCTCCCATGGGTTGGCGCAATACTTGTTGGGCTAGGTCTAGTACTTGGAATAGCCTGCTATATTGTGGAACGCAAACAGAGTGTCATGTAA
- a CDS encoding BlaI/MecI/CopY family transcriptional regulator, which produces MEKIPVISDSEWEVMRAIWHRGEMTAAEVIDSIADEMDWSPKTVRTLLSRLVSKNVLAIKQETRPFVYYPLVSEAACQSAVTKSFFKRIYNGTFKHFLVNFVEEGELSQQDIDSLKQILQEKESNGEKS; this is translated from the coding sequence TTGGAGAAAATACCTGTGATTTCTGATTCGGAATGGGAAGTAATGAGGGCAATTTGGCATAGAGGAGAAATGACGGCAGCAGAGGTCATTGATTCCATTGCAGATGAGATGGATTGGAGTCCCAAAACCGTTCGGACCTTGCTCAGCCGGCTTGTATCAAAAAACGTGCTTGCTATTAAGCAAGAAACGCGTCCCTTTGTTTATTATCCATTGGTATCAGAAGCGGCTTGTCAAAGTGCTGTAACGAAGTCATTTTTCAAGCGCATATATAACGGAACCTTTAAACATTTTTTAGTTAACTTTGTAGAGGAAGGAGAGTTATCTCAGCAGGATATTGATAGTCTAAAACAAATTTTGCAGGAAAAAGAATCTAATGGTGAAAAATCATGA
- a CDS encoding methyl-accepting chemotaxis protein yields MSSLSNNLYSSTQVLEQSAVLAAIENSLAMIEFNTEGKVLWANDNFARAMDYEASEMPGLMHRQFCTPEFVNSSEYTKLWSDLKSGRPFQEKILRVTKNRRLLWFEATYTPVYDTDGHVQAVIKVATDITSRENATTQVTNDMQHMAEDLLKRAEEGVSSSHQIASAIERVVKESNNNMEILQLLEQKSDSVRDSMKTIRDVASQTHLLALNAAIEAAHAGEHGRGFNVVATEVRKLAQQAEEATKEVNSNLEGIAEQVAEIANGTKRSQTVITDSQRLTQQAVDEFTGIGQAAGLLDKQARILGDML; encoded by the coding sequence ATGAGTAGTCTAAGTAATAATTTGTATTCTAGCACCCAAGTATTGGAACAGAGCGCGGTCCTTGCAGCTATTGAGAATTCCTTGGCCATGATCGAATTCAATACTGAAGGGAAAGTGTTATGGGCAAACGATAACTTTGCACGGGCAATGGACTATGAAGCATCCGAAATGCCAGGATTGATGCATCGACAGTTCTGTACACCAGAATTTGTGAACAGTTCTGAATATACGAAGCTTTGGAGTGATTTAAAAAGCGGACGTCCTTTCCAAGAAAAAATATTACGGGTTACAAAGAATCGACGTCTCCTATGGTTTGAGGCGACATATACCCCCGTTTATGATACAGATGGTCATGTGCAAGCTGTAATTAAAGTGGCAACGGATATCACGTCTCGGGAGAATGCCACAACTCAAGTTACAAATGATATGCAACACATGGCTGAGGATCTCCTAAAACGTGCAGAGGAAGGCGTTTCAAGTAGTCATCAAATTGCATCAGCCATCGAACGGGTCGTTAAGGAATCCAATAACAACATGGAAATACTCCAACTATTAGAACAAAAGTCCGATTCTGTTCGAGATAGCATGAAGACCATCCGTGATGTTGCCTCGCAGACCCATTTGCTGGCTTTGAATGCTGCGATTGAAGCAGCGCACGCAGGAGAACATGGGCGTGGCTTTAACGTGGTGGCAACTGAGGTTCGCAAATTGGCTCAGCAAGCGGAGGAAGCGACTAAGGAAGTGAATTCTAATTTGGAGGGTATCGCTGAACAGGTGGCAGAGATCGCAAACGGTACAAAACGCTCGCAAACGGTCATTACTGACAGCCAACGCCTTACCCAACAAGCGGTTGATGAATTTACGGGCATCGGTCAAGCTGCAGGTCTACTTGATAAACAGGCCAGAATATTAGGGGATATGCTGTAA
- a CDS encoding MerR family transcriptional regulator gives MYGIKKVSELLGIPTVTIRAWENRYQIIKPMRSHGGHRLYSQADIDTLKWIKNQMDEQNMKVSEAVWLLKQKNFEGLIEKAPEPYASKIYDDLIQKLYQDLIDLNTIQAHETIDLAFTLYHYDDVFHNLLVPVLYRMGAEWESGLITAAEEHFSSQLIMQRFTQFFRILPVHHHLPKVLALCPEGEQHHMELMLFSLFLRKKGLDVIYLGPNTPLSELTILLERKNVSVVAISITDPIHIERLEDSIKVCHGQFPDLKFVLGGMGFKDSITPISTYVIPNDQTSWEQWYHSQIESRL, from the coding sequence ATGTATGGTATTAAAAAAGTTTCTGAATTGCTAGGTATCCCCACTGTGACTATACGGGCTTGGGAGAATAGGTACCAGATCATAAAACCGATGCGCAGTCATGGTGGACATCGTTTATATAGCCAAGCTGATATTGACACCCTTAAATGGATAAAGAATCAAATGGACGAGCAAAACATGAAAGTTAGCGAAGCGGTGTGGTTGCTGAAACAAAAAAACTTTGAGGGTCTAATCGAGAAAGCCCCCGAACCTTATGCCAGTAAAATTTACGATGATCTCATCCAAAAACTGTACCAAGATTTAATTGATTTAAATACAATCCAAGCACACGAAACCATTGATTTAGCGTTTACGTTGTATCACTATGACGATGTATTCCACAACTTACTTGTTCCAGTGCTCTACAGAATGGGTGCAGAATGGGAAAGTGGGCTTATAACGGCTGCTGAAGAGCACTTCTCTTCCCAATTAATTATGCAAAGATTTACCCAGTTTTTTAGAATCCTTCCTGTTCATCATCATCTTCCGAAAGTTTTGGCACTGTGTCCTGAGGGAGAACAACATCACATGGAACTGATGCTCTTTAGTTTATTTTTACGAAAAAAAGGGCTAGATGTCATTTACTTAGGCCCAAATACACCATTGAGCGAATTAACTATATTGCTTGAGAGGAAGAATGTATCGGTGGTGGCCATTTCAATTACCGATCCCATCCATATCGAAAGGCTGGAGGATTCGATCAAGGTATGTCACGGACAATTTCCTGATTTAAAATTTGTGCTTGGTGGAATGGGCTTTAAAGATTCCATAACACCTATATCCACGTATGTCATACCTAATGATCAGACAAGCTGGGAACAATGGTACCATTCGCAAATTGAATCCAGACTGTAA
- a CDS encoding PdaC/SigV domain-containing protein, with translation MNKGMQWSAALLAAGILLGGSGLTGGTSAYADTTTTNVMKQSVQQPAVVLKYKGETLPQQGKIVNGNTMIPVTVLRDALGLPLSYTPSTKTYSVGSGSMKLNLETSQYGVSTNLNGYYIYSNSSKYEAKNLDGHLYVPFKLLNDYLGYQGAYSPSLKSLEISKRVMNDISISSVTLNKTNKNASIQIQYPQISGLTDKAQQAMNAVFKKKSEEFATESEKQSKIRDGSVEKHKYDFSQDFVVTFNREGVLSVVIDQSSYTGGAHGSTAREGLTFSLKSGKQLELGDLLKATPNYKQKLGNMLKERTKKESFADVSAGLNTKPDFYVKEGGIAIFYQQYEIAPYAAGLPTFEFNFSELLPKGINPFSSIK, from the coding sequence ATGAATAAAGGTATGCAATGGAGCGCAGCCCTATTGGCTGCTGGTATACTACTTGGGGGTTCGGGCTTAACAGGAGGGACTTCGGCATATGCCGATACTACAACTACAAACGTTATGAAACAGAGCGTGCAACAGCCAGCTGTTGTGCTTAAATATAAGGGGGAAACGTTACCACAGCAGGGAAAAATCGTGAATGGAAACACGATGATACCTGTAACAGTTCTACGTGATGCCCTTGGGCTTCCTTTGAGCTATACACCAAGCACAAAGACTTATAGTGTAGGTAGTGGCTCTATGAAGCTTAATCTCGAAACTTCCCAATATGGCGTTAGCACAAACCTGAACGGTTACTATATTTACAGCAATAGTAGCAAATATGAAGCGAAAAATTTGGACGGACACTTGTATGTACCTTTCAAATTGTTGAATGATTACTTAGGCTATCAGGGTGCGTACAGTCCTTCCCTGAAATCGCTCGAAATCAGCAAACGGGTGATGAACGATATTAGCATCTCGTCCGTCACATTGAACAAAACTAATAAGAATGCAAGTATCCAGATTCAATATCCACAAATCAGCGGATTGACAGACAAAGCACAGCAGGCGATGAATGCCGTGTTCAAGAAAAAATCCGAGGAATTCGCAACCGAGAGTGAAAAGCAGTCCAAAATTAGAGACGGCTCCGTGGAGAAGCACAAGTATGATTTCAGCCAAGACTTTGTAGTGACCTTCAACCGTGAAGGTGTGCTCAGTGTTGTAATCGATCAAAGTTCTTATACAGGCGGAGCCCATGGTAGCACAGCTCGCGAAGGACTTACTTTCTCATTGAAGAGTGGAAAGCAACTGGAACTGGGCGACCTACTGAAGGCGACTCCGAACTACAAGCAAAAACTGGGCAATATGCTGAAGGAAAGAACAAAAAAGGAATCCTTCGCAGACGTATCCGCCGGATTGAACACCAAGCCTGACTTCTACGTCAAAGAAGGTGGCATTGCAATCTTTTACCAGCAGTACGAGATTGCACCTTATGCAGCCGGATTGCCTACTTTCGAATTTAACTTTAGCGAATTACTACCGAAGGGCATAAATCCTTTCTCGTCTATCAAGTAA
- a CDS encoding serine hydrolase domain-containing protein, which produces MKGGCAIRSQLVLTLIMIYCLLPVSKAYGSIKPLPETTQEIDEEIVQNMQRFNIPGMAFVLADENGNVYVKGYGRNEWEGTEIVDPTTNFQIGSISKVFTSLAIMQLRDKGLVELDAPVTQYLPWFATKETSLSARITIRDLLNHTSGLPGRLNTHDVEGSDPDHIASQIERKLQNVQLVASPGTTYEYTNMNYDLLQLLLEKVTKQPFPNYMSQHVFQPLGMNRTVYSFGDILPNSATGHRYIWGNVRPFHEQLSYATLGSAGLTTSAEDFGKYISFLLGSSSEGNPSVLRSESLLEMHKSDIYDQSTGYGFGWEVSANTIEKKGGLPGFTSNLIVFPNRSYGFALLSNSKQNITDDTNYNISRILEGNPPSHLSKQDSPAINPVNKGILMISTLFAIIVPIMWIPTLLSWLSRKSRFSFKKPTLPTILVCWVLNGLMLIGVLYYIYSYIPYESGTPSLYQLTTAPDTVNGLTILSVTYLLFSISLACKPLLRRSTIVPREL; this is translated from the coding sequence TTGAAAGGAGGATGCGCTATTCGAAGCCAACTTGTCTTAACTCTCATTATGATTTATTGTCTCTTACCGGTCTCGAAAGCCTATGGATCAATTAAACCACTACCGGAAACAACGCAAGAAATAGATGAAGAAATTGTCCAGAACATGCAGCGCTTTAATATTCCCGGCATGGCATTTGTGCTTGCCGATGAGAACGGCAATGTTTATGTCAAAGGTTACGGACGAAATGAATGGGAAGGCACCGAAATTGTTGATCCAACAACCAATTTTCAAATCGGCTCGATCTCCAAGGTGTTCACTTCATTAGCCATTATGCAGCTTCGTGATAAGGGGCTCGTGGAATTAGATGCACCCGTCACACAATACCTACCCTGGTTTGCAACCAAAGAAACCTCCCTCTCTGCGCGTATCACCATCCGAGACTTACTGAATCATACAAGCGGACTTCCGGGTCGACTGAATACTCATGATGTTGAAGGTTCCGATCCTGATCATATTGCATCACAAATAGAGCGCAAGCTCCAAAATGTACAACTCGTAGCCTCACCGGGAACAACATATGAATATACCAACATGAATTATGATTTGCTGCAGTTACTCTTGGAGAAAGTTACAAAGCAACCTTTTCCCAATTATATGAGTCAACATGTTTTTCAGCCGCTGGGAATGAATCGAACGGTCTATTCTTTTGGAGATATCTTGCCAAATTCAGCTACCGGTCATCGGTACATCTGGGGGAATGTGCGACCCTTTCATGAACAATTATCCTATGCCACTTTAGGCTCTGCTGGATTGACAACGAGTGCCGAGGACTTCGGTAAATACATTTCTTTTCTCCTGGGTAGCTCCTCAGAAGGTAACCCTTCCGTTCTTCGATCAGAAAGCCTACTTGAAATGCATAAATCAGATATTTACGATCAATCGACCGGGTATGGATTCGGTTGGGAGGTCTCAGCGAATACCATTGAGAAAAAGGGAGGACTTCCGGGGTTCACTTCAAATTTAATCGTTTTTCCGAATAGATCATATGGTTTTGCGCTATTGTCCAACTCCAAACAAAATATCACGGACGATACCAACTACAATATTTCTCGAATACTAGAGGGCAACCCTCCATCACATCTATCCAAACAAGATTCCCCCGCGATCAACCCTGTAAATAAAGGAATCTTAATGATTAGCACTTTGTTTGCCATCATTGTACCTATAATGTGGATACCTACTTTACTCTCATGGCTGAGTAGGAAATCAAGATTCTCCTTTAAGAAACCAACTCTTCCCACAATCCTCGTGTGTTGGGTCCTGAATGGTCTGATGCTAATCGGCGTATTGTATTACATATATTCGTATATTCCATATGAGAGCGGAACGCCTTCCCTTTATCAGTTAACGACTGCTCCTGACACCGTAAATGGATTGACCATACTCTCTGTAACCTACCTGTTGTTTAGTATTTCACTGGCATGTAAACCTCTATTGCGCAGAAGCACGATTGTTCCAAGGGAACTATAA
- a CDS encoding C40 family peptidase produces the protein MTIKRGSLLLLLLTSLLYSAPVHAETMPPTPVSAIYLDGRQLQFEVQPLLIKGTVLVPMRKLFEEQGAKISWNRDTKTVTAIKGNKTLTYHIGERTAYQNGQPLNLTVPGQISSGYTMMPLRFVSEVLGSTVKWDANTQTVRIFSTIDYSTTVLYGVNLRSLPDSTKGSMIREMLPVGEKVQVIQEVGPFWLEVRTKGNKTGYISAKPKYSDYTSASLVARQADELLVYGEKFLGRPYEFGASTDQTLTFDCSSFVSRLFKDKLSIDLQRVSYNQAKEGKEVAINELRKGDLLFFSARGLDIGHVGIYAGNNRILHTYSKELGVHYETLDAKWMKRFVTARRIL, from the coding sequence ATGACGATAAAAAGGGGTTCACTCCTACTTTTATTACTTACATCTTTGCTCTATTCAGCCCCAGTTCATGCGGAGACGATGCCTCCGACACCGGTATCGGCCATCTATCTGGACGGCCGTCAGCTTCAATTTGAAGTCCAACCATTGCTTATTAAAGGTACGGTGCTCGTTCCCATGCGCAAGCTGTTTGAAGAGCAGGGAGCCAAGATTTCCTGGAATCGCGATACCAAAACAGTGACGGCGATCAAAGGTAATAAGACGCTAACTTATCACATTGGGGAACGGACAGCTTACCAAAATGGTCAACCGCTAAATTTGACCGTTCCCGGTCAAATTAGTAGTGGTTATACGATGATGCCACTGCGCTTTGTCAGCGAAGTGCTGGGAAGCACCGTGAAGTGGGACGCGAACACTCAAACTGTTCGTATCTTTTCCACGATAGATTACAGTACGACGGTTCTGTATGGAGTCAATCTACGAAGCTTGCCGGATTCCACAAAGGGTTCCATGATCCGAGAAATGCTGCCCGTAGGTGAGAAGGTGCAGGTCATTCAGGAAGTCGGCCCTTTCTGGCTGGAAGTGCGTACTAAGGGAAATAAGACGGGATACATATCGGCTAAACCTAAATATAGCGATTATACTAGCGCGTCTCTCGTTGCACGGCAAGCGGACGAGCTGCTCGTATACGGAGAGAAGTTCCTAGGTAGACCGTACGAATTCGGCGCTTCAACCGATCAGACGCTTACATTTGATTGTTCTTCTTTCGTTAGTCGTCTTTTTAAGGATAAGCTGTCAATCGATCTTCAGCGCGTATCCTACAACCAAGCCAAAGAGGGTAAGGAGGTTGCGATCAACGAACTGCGCAAAGGGGACTTATTGTTCTTCAGTGCACGCGGTCTCGATATTGGACACGTTGGCATCTATGCAGGAAATAATCGGATATTACATACATATTCAAAAGAGCTCGGTGTTCATTATGAAACCTTAGATGCCAAGTGGATGAAACGGTTTGTGACGGCCCGCAGGATATTGTAG
- a CDS encoding response regulator transcription factor — protein MFKLLLIEDDTTLFHEIKDRLSQWSYDVYGITDFSKVIQEFTDIKPDLVIIDIQLPKFDGFHWCRMIRSHSNIPIIFLSSRDHPADIVMSMQLGADDYIQKPFHFDVLIAKVQAILRRVYNYNTDTIELKTWCGATVDYERNVVTNDTGSIELTRNEIFVLKMLIQQKNKIVSREELINSLWDDKRFISDNTLTVNVNRLRKRLDELGLGTFIETKVGQGYMAVEEANGYD, from the coding sequence TTGTTTAAACTCTTGTTAATTGAAGATGACACAACGCTATTTCATGAGATCAAAGATAGATTGTCGCAATGGTCCTATGATGTGTATGGGATTACTGATTTCAGTAAAGTGATTCAAGAATTCACAGATATCAAACCTGATCTAGTCATTATTGATATTCAATTGCCTAAATTTGATGGCTTTCATTGGTGTAGAATGATCCGGTCTCATTCTAACATTCCAATTATATTCTTATCCTCTCGCGATCACCCGGCGGATATCGTCATGTCTATGCAGCTTGGTGCGGATGATTATATCCAAAAACCGTTTCATTTCGATGTACTGATTGCAAAAGTTCAGGCGATTCTTCGACGCGTTTACAATTACAATACGGACACCATTGAGCTCAAAACATGGTGCGGCGCAACGGTGGATTATGAAAGAAATGTAGTCACTAATGACACAGGGTCAATTGAACTTACCAGGAATGAAATTTTCGTATTAAAAATGCTCATACAGCAGAAAAATAAGATCGTAAGCCGTGAGGAGTTAATCAATAGCTTGTGGGATGATAAGCGTTTTATAAGCGATAACACCCTTACAGTCAACGTCAATCGTCTACGAAAAAGACTAGATGAGCTTGGCTTAGGAACCTTTATTGAAACGAAAGTTGGACAAGGTTACATGGCTGTTGAAGAGGCAAATGGTTATGATTAA